One Amaranthus tricolor cultivar Red isolate AtriRed21 chromosome 1, ASM2621246v1, whole genome shotgun sequence DNA window includes the following coding sequences:
- the LOC130813868 gene encoding GABA transporter 1-like, with product MGCESTPEQTTSPTLDSIAVPLLCKHVNSDSDFDSDSSDFVLQSHGTWLHCGYHLTTSIVAPPLLNLPFAIGLLGWSTGMLYLMIGALVTFYSYNLLSLVLEHYASKGIRFLRFQDMADHIIGKAWGRFFVGPIQLAVCYGAVISLIILGGQCMKTMYSLAWPNGEMELHQFVLIYGGAVLMVAQIPSFHSLRHINLVSLALSLAYSAFATAGSIYIGSSSVEPKDYSIVGTSENKLFGSFTAITMIAASFGNGIIPEIQATLSAPVKGKMFKGLSLCYAVVIVTFFSVAASGYWAFGNGASSFILDSFVDSKGNALVPKWFLLATLGFIILQLSAVSGVYLQPANLLMEQLFVNPKYAPFCLRNVVSRVISRSVSVMIATTIAVLLPFFGDFNALIGAFGFIPLDFILPLVFFNLTFRPSKRSYIYWLNFIIASVFSLVMIIGVFASVRQIVLDANESHSLDRLSSSWRFRLMEETTRMSFSSYLRNTVNSFSSL from the exons ATGGGTTGTGAGAGTACTCCTGAACAAACAACATCTCCAACATTAGATTCTATAGCAGTTCCTCTACTCTGCAAACATGTTAATTCTGATTCTGATTTTGACTCTGATTCTTCTGATTTTGTTCTTCAATCCCatg GAACATGGCTACACTGTGGATACCACTTAACAACATCAATAGTAGCACCTCCACTTCTGAACCTTCCATTTGCAATTGGGTTGTTGGGATGGAGCACTGGAATGTTGTATCTTATGATTGGAGCACTTGTTACTTTTTACTCTTACAATTTGTTATCTTTGGTTTTGGAACATTATGCTTCTAAAGGTATCAGATTTCTGCGGTTTCAAGACATGGCTGATCATATTATTG GAAAAGCATGGGGTAGATTTTTTGTGGGTCCTATACAACTTGCAGTCTGTTATGGTGCTGTGATTAGCTTGATCATTCTTGGTGGGCAGTGCATGAAG ACAATGTACTCTCTAGCATGGCCAAACGGGGAAATGGAACTTCATCAATTCGTGTTAATATATGGAGGCGCAGTACTAATGGTGGCGCAAATTCCATCGTTTCACTCATTAAGACATATAAACCTCGTTTCTCTTGCTTTAAGCCTCGCTTATAGCGCCTTTGCTACAGCCGGTTCCATCTATATAG GGAGTTCATCGGTTGAACCAAAGGACTATTCAATAGTTGGAACTTCCGAAAACAAGCTATTTGGATCTTTCACGGCAATTACAATGATTGCCGCGTCCTTTGGGAATGGAATCATCCCAGAAATTCAGGCAACCTTATCTGCACCAGTAAAAGGAAAGATGTTCAAGGGGTTAAGTCTTTGTTATGCTGTTGTTATAGTTACTTTCTTCAGTGTTGCAGCTTCCGGGTATTGGGCCTTTGGTAATGGTGCAAGCAGTTTCATACTCGATAGCTTTGTCGATAGTAAAGGAAATGCTTTGGTGCCCAAATGGTTTCTTTTAGCCACACTTGGCTTCATCATCCTCCAATTATCTGCTGTTTCTGGG GTTTACTTGCAACCAGCAAACTTACTTATGGAACAGCTATTTGTTAATCCAAAGTACGCACCATTTTGCCTCCGCAATGTAGTATCCCGAGTAATCTCAAGGTCTGTCTCCGTGATGATAGCAACTACAATAGCGGTTTTGCTTCCATTCTTCGGGGATTTCAATGCTTTAATCGGAGCATTTGGGTTCATACCTCTCGATTTTATCCTGCCTCTCGTATTCTTCAACTTAACCTTTAGACCATCCAAGAGAAGTTACATTTATTGGTTGAATTTCATCATTGCCTCCGTATTCTCACTGGTTATGATAATTGGTGTCTTCGCATCTGTTAGACAAATCGTTCTTGATGCGAATGAATCTCACTCACTTGATCGTCTTTCTAGTTCTTGGAGGTTTCGGTTGATGGAAGAGACTACTCGGATGTCATTTTCGAGTTACTTAAGAAACACTGTGAATTCTTTTTCTTCTCTATGA
- the LOC130813878 gene encoding GABA transporter 1-like produces MGTYFQTPAVVPEEQQNTIIRQSSQNRKEGEQLDAGALFVLQSKGSWVHCGYHLTTSIVAPALLSLPYAFKFLGWAGGIIMLIVGALVTFYSYNLLSLVLEHHAQLGRRHLRFRDISQDVLGPRWGKYVIGPVQFAVCYGAVVGSCLLGGQCIKAIYILFNPNGGIKLYEFIMMFGGLMLILAQMPSFHSLRHINLISLLLCLAYSAAATAASIYIGHTSKGPEKDYSLAGNSEDRVFGIFNAIAIIATTFGNGIIPEIQATLAPPVKGKMFKGLCVCYSVVLVTFFSVAVSGYWAFGNQAEGQILSNFVVAGHALLPKWFVFMTNAFVFLQIAAVGVIYLQPTNEVLEGVLADPKSEQFSARNVIPRVISRSLSVAIATTLSAMLPFFGDINAVIGAFGFLPLDFVLPVVLFNVTFKPSKRTFTFWLNSTIALVFSILGIIGSVSAVRQIILDAKSYRLFANV; encoded by the exons aTGGGAACATATTTCCAAACACCAGCAGTGGTTCCTGAAGAACAGCAAAATACAATCATACGCCAATCTTCCCAAAATAGAAAGGAAGGGGAACAGCTCGATGCTGGTGCTCTTTTTGTTCTTCAATCCAAag GATCATGGGTGCATTGTGGATACCACTTGACAACATCAATAGTAGCACCAGCACTGCTAAGCTTACCATACGCATTCAAATTTCTTGGATGGGCTGGAGgaataataatgttaattgTTGGAGCATTGGTCACattttattcttataatttATTATCTCTAGTGTTAGAACATCATGCCCAATTGGGTCGTCGACATCTTCGTTTCAGAGATATTTCACAGGATGTATTAG GACCAAGATGGGGAAAGTATGTGATAGGACCAGTTCAATTTGCTGTTTGCTATGGTGCTGTTGTTGGCTCTTGTCTTTTGGGAGGTCAGTGCATCAAG GCAATCTACATATTGTTCAACCCTAATGGAGGAATAAAGCTGTATGAGTTCATCATGATGTTTGGAGGGCTAATGTTAATCCTGGCTCAAATGCCTTCCTTTCACTCACTCCGCCATATTAACCTCATTTCTCTCCTTCTTTGTTTGGCTTATAGTGCGGCTGCCACTGCTGCCTCTATCTACATTG GTCATACATCAAAAGGACCAGAGAAAGACTATTCACTTGCCGGCAACTCAGAAGACCGTGTATTCGGTATATTCAATGCAATAGCAATTATTGCAACAACATTTGGAAATGGAATTATTCCAGAAATTCAG GCAACACTAGCACCTCCAGTAAAAGGGAAGATGTTCAAAGGACTATGTGTGTGTTACAGTGTAGTGTTGGTAACATTCTTCAGCGTAGCAGTGTCTGGTTACTGGGCTTTTGGAAATCAGGCTGAAGGACAAATATTAAGCAACTTTGTTGTTGCTGGACACGCTTTGCTTCCTAAGTGGTTTGTTTTTATGACCAACGCCTTTGTCTTTCTCCAAATTGCTGCCGTTGGTGTG ATATATTTGCAACCAACAAATGAAGTGTTAGAAGGAGTATTAGCAGATCCAAAAAGTGAGCAATTCTCAGCACGAAACGTGATCCCAAGGGTGATATCACGCTCTCTATCAGTGGCCATAGCAACAACATTATCAGCAATGCTTCCATTTTTTGGAGATATAAATGCAGTGATTGGAGCATTTGGGTTCCTTCCACTTGACTTCGTTCTTCCAGTCGTATTATTCAATGTTACTTTCAAGCCTTCCAAGCGTACCTTTACTTTTTGGTTAAACTCCACTATTGCTCTTGTTTTCTCCATTTTAGGAATCATTGGCTCTGTTTCTGCTGTTAGGCAGATCATTCTTGATGCCAAATCTTATAGATTGTTTGCTAATGTATGA